From the genome of Cololabis saira isolate AMF1-May2022 chromosome 1, fColSai1.1, whole genome shotgun sequence:
CGTCCGCGCTGGGcggccaccaccaccaccatcaccaccaccaccatcaccagccCCACCAGGCTCTGGAGGGGGACCTGCTGGACCACATCACCCCGGGACTGGCGCTGGGAGCCATGGCGGGGCCCGACGGCTCGGTGGTGTCCACGGCCGCGCACCCTGCCCACATGGCGGGCATGAACCACATGCACCAGGCGGCCATCAACATGGCTCACGCCCACGGGCTACCGCCGCACATGGGCATGAACGACGTGGACGCCGATCCCAGGGACTTGGAAGCCTTCGCGGAGAGGTTTAAGCAGAGACGGATCAAACTCGGGGTCACCCAGGCGGATGTGGGGTCAGCTTTGGCCAGTCTCAAGATCCCCGGCGTCGGCTCCCTCAGCCAGAGCACCATCTGCCGATTCGAGTCCCTCACGCTGTCGCACAACAACATGATCGCTCTGAAGCCCATCCTGCAAGCGTGGCTGGAAGAAGCCGAGAAATCGCACAGGGAGAAACTTAATAAACCAGAGTTGTTCAACGGCgcggagaaaaagaggaagcgCACGTCGATAGCTGCCCCGGAGAAGCGGTCGCTGGAGGCCTATTTCGCCATTCAGCCGCGTCCCTCGTCGGAGAAAATCGCAGCCATCGCGGAGAAGCTGGACCTGAAAAAGAACGTGGTGCGGGTCTGGTTTTGCAACCAGCGGCAGAAACAGAAACGAATGAAGTACTCCGCATGcgtctaaaagaaaaaaaaaacgctttaAACCATCACCTACCGAAAAAGACTTGGAACTGTTTAGAGAAGATTTGTATCATATTTCCTATGTCACACACTTTTTTTCAATCATCAGTGactttgtgctttgaacttcgAAAAATTCCTAAAAATGAACAATGACCGAAAAACTCGAAAACACCAAGTCTCGTCTTTTACTCGCTAAGAAGGACATAAGGAGTCACAGGCAAGAGCAAGTAAGACCACCGTTTCCACATTTACTACGACTCACATTTTTAATGCCAACTCAAAATGACTACAGGACtctttgattttttatttataattaatttaaaCAGTTACCGTTTGCGTTACATCCCCGCTGAAGATATACAATTTTCATTTGCAGGGAGCTGGGCAATTTTATTCAAAGCACTTGGTTGTTGACTATTGTTGTTACTGGCTTATATGATAAGCTATACATTTTCCCTCCGAGGTCATGACAATGAAGTCTGACATTTATTCAGGGTCTAGGGGGGGTACTGAAAGGACAACATACAAGTTGATCTTGAGAGCTAATATTAGATTACTGCCAAATAACCTGTAAATTAACGATTTACTTCACACACTTCATTATGTGTCTAAATGTGTAATTAATTCTGCTTATTTTGTTACCATGTGTGATCCAAGCCAGGGATCTATTTTCAAGATATCCTGGGTTTAGATTTATAGGTGGGGTTGTTATTAGGCCTCAGTGTGCCGAATGATCAAAATAGTGACTCGCTTGTGAGGATTTTACAGATTATTGCCGAGAAAAAACACGATTTCCCACCGGTTAAAATAACTTTATAATACAGCGTGGGCCGGTGTCTTATGAACTATTTATTGAGTGAGGTCATGTTTActtcattatatatttattgggaTTCCCCCCCTCTCATC
Proteins encoded in this window:
- the pou4f2 gene encoding POU domain, class 4, transcription factor 2 encodes the protein MMMMSLNSKQPFAMAHSSLPEPKYSLHSSSSSTLTSSAPSSCSSSRHSSSIISSSGGGSEAMRRACLPTPPSNIFGGLDESLLARAEALAAVDIVSQTKSHHHPPHHSPFKPDATYHTMNTLPCTSSSSSSSVPITHTSALGGHHHHHHHHHHHQPHQALEGDLLDHITPGLALGAMAGPDGSVVSTAAHPAHMAGMNHMHQAAINMAHAHGLPPHMGMNDVDADPRDLEAFAERFKQRRIKLGVTQADVGSALASLKIPGVGSLSQSTICRFESLTLSHNNMIALKPILQAWLEEAEKSHREKLNKPELFNGAEKKRKRTSIAAPEKRSLEAYFAIQPRPSSEKIAAIAEKLDLKKNVVRVWFCNQRQKQKRMKYSACV